GGAAGGGACTGCAAAAGTAAAAAAATAAAGCGTTCAGGCACCTGCCGTCACTATGATCATTTTATCTGGATCCAGATATTTTCTTGCAAGTTCCTGTAATTTTTCGGCATTCGTATTTAGAATTTCACTTTTTAAAAGCGGGAATGCATTGGCAGACCCATATTCGGTCACCAGTATTTTTAAAAAGGAAATTGTTTGGAAGGGGCCGTCCATAAGCCGGAGCATGTTACCACACAAATAGTTTCTGACCATTTCCAATTCGCTGTCCGGGATCGGTTCGTTGTGCAGTTTTGTGAGTTCGCCGGAAATCAGGGCTAAAGAGGCATCCAGTTGATCGGGATTCAGTTCGGCACTGATGTAAAAGCAACCCGCATATTTTTGAGCATCCAGACTCGAATGGATGTCGTACGTGTAGCCTTTGTCTTCCCGAATGTTTTTCATAAGTCTCGAACCAAAATAATCTCCCAGGATGGTATTCAGCAGATAAAGACCAAAAAAATCGGGATGTTGTCTGGCGAATGTGCGCACTCCCATTTTTAAACTTGTCTGGGTGCTGTGGCTGATGGGGATGTGCAATTTTTCCAATTGGGGAAAAGGAAGCAGGTGAACCGGCACATTGTTGTGTTCCGGCTCCGGGAACTGCCGGAGAAAACGGGATATGGATTCTCTGTAAACCGGATCATTGGATCCGCAATAAAAAGCATTCAGGCAATGAGCATGGTAGTTTTCCCGATGGTATCTCAGAAGGTCTTCGGTTTCAATCCCGGCAATTCGCTCTGCCGTGGTGTTGTAACCATAAACCGAATCAGGCCCATAGATCAGGGACGTGAATTCGCGGTAAGAAACGTAATCGGGTTCAGCAAGTTGGTGTTGCAATTGAGAATGGAGAAAAATTTTTGCTTTTTGTAAATCGGATTCGCGGTAAGCGGGTCGAAGTACCAGCTCCGAAATAAAATCAAGCAACTCGGTGAAATGTTTTTGAAGACAGCTCAGGGAAACCGTAGTAAAATCCAGATCGGCATGAACCGAAAAATGGGCACCATAAAAATCAATTTTATCGGCTACCATTTCTGCAGTATAATTTGCAGTGCCTTCCATGATGAGGTTGGCTGCAAATCTGGCGGCCAGTTTTTTATGTTCGCTCCACCTTCCATTCTGGAACACCAATTCGAAGAAACATAATCCCGGTTTGGAAGATTCAAGACTGTACAATACACTCCCGTTCGCCAAATTCTCTTGTTCGTAGGCCGGAAAGGAAAGCTGGTTCCAATCCTGGATTACCGGGTTCATGTTCAGGTATTTAAGCTTCATAGACCAAGGAAATGGTAAAACGCCAGAATGATGTATTTTTGTCCTTCATTTCACTGTAAACATAAATAATACATGGCAATCGCGCCTTTACATATCAAAAATCAAGCAAAACGATTATGAAATTCAACGTATCCTCCGGAGGTTTTCTGGAAAAGCTCAATATTGCAGCCTCAGCGCTGGCTTCTAACCCCGTCCTTCCTATTTTGGAAGATTTTTTGATCCGATCAGATAAAAATAAACTGTTTATCACTGCTTCCAATTTAGAATTGACCATCAGCACCAGTTTGGATGCCGAAGTAACAAATGCGGGCAGTATAGCAATTCCCGGGAAAACCCTGCTTGAAACTTTAAAAGCCATGCCCGAGCAGCCTTTATCGATCGAAATCAACGACGATACGAGAGGGGTTACCATTACCTCACTTTCCGGGGTCTACAAATTGGTGGGAGAAAAGGCCGAAGACTACCCCAAGATCGCGGAACCTGTTGACGAACCCGGTTTCGGAATATCCAGTGAAAAATTACAATTGGCTATCGACCGGACCTCTTTTGCAACCAGCAATGATGAAATGCGCCCGGCTATGAAGGGGATCTGTCTCAATATCGATTTCAACCAACTGACCTTCGCAGCAACGGATGCACATAAACTAGTGAAATACAGTTTCCAGGACATCAGCAGCGACACATCGGCTACGATCGTGCTTACCAAAAAATCGATGCTGGCTTTAAAAACCATTTTGCCGAAAGAAGATAAAGTGATGATGCATTTCAACAGGGAGCGGGCTTTTTTCAGTTTTGGCGATACACAATTGTCGATGCGGCTGATTGAAGCGAAATATCCGGATTACAACGCTGTCATCCCGGTCAACAATCCCTATCTGCTGCAGGTGAGTCGTTATGAACTTTTATCTGCATTGAAAAGGATCATCGTTTATGCCAACAAATCGACGAATCAGGTGATGTTGAATATTCAGGACAAGAGTCTGACCATTTCTTCTCAGGATGTCGACTTGTCGAATGAAGCAACCGAACAAATGAGTTGCACCTATCAAGGGGAACCGATGACGATTGGATTCAGTGCAAAATACCTCATCGAAATGCTTTCCAATATCGGAGGGGAAGTGCTTACTATTGAATTGTCGAGCCCCAGTAAGCCAGGTATTTTTCTTCCAGCCGAGCAAGCCGCAAGCGAAAATTTACTGATGCTGATCATGCCTGTCATGAGCAACTATTAAGAGCAATGCAAATTGCCTTGTATTTCGGATCCTTTAACCCAATCCACACAGGGCACCTCATCATTGCACAGCACATTGCCAATTTAGGGGAAGTCGATCAGGTCTGGCTGGTGGTTAGTCCGCACAATCCGTTCAAAGCAAAAGCCAGTCTCGCTAACGATTACGATCGACTGCACCTGGTCAATTTATCGGTGGAAGACAATCCGAAAATCAGAAGTTGTTCGATTGAATTCAGTTTGCCCCAACCCAGTTATACCATTGACACCCTGACTCATTTGGAAGAAAAATATCCGCAACATCGTTTTTCGCTGATCCTGGGAAGCGACAATTTACCGACGCTGCATAAATGGAAAAACGGCGATTTAATTTTAGAGAAATATAAAATTTACGTTTATAAACGGGTAGGAACGGATGTGCCCAAAGCCTATGAGGGACAACCCTCCTTGCATTTTTGCGATGCACCCCTGCTGGACATCAGTGCCAGTTATATTCGGGAATGCATACAAAATGGAAAATCCGTCAGATATATGGTGGCCGACCGCGTATTTGAATATCTCGATGGAAGCAACATGTACAAATCGAAATAATTGATTTGCGGAAAAGATGCAAAAAGAGTTCGAAAAAACGGCAATACGAGTTAGTTTAATCAGTATTGTTTCCAACTCCCTGCTTGCCGTAATAAAATGGATAACAGGTTATTTCGGAAATTCATATGCCCTGATCGCAGATGCCATTGAATCGACAACAGATGTCTTTGCATCCTTGCTTACTTTGTTCGGATTAAAATATTCTCACAGACCGGCCGACAAAAATCATCCCTACGGACACGGTCGGGTGGAACCGCTGCTCACTTTTGTGACGGTTGCATTTTTGGTGACCTCTGCAACGGTGATTGCCTACGAAAGCATTCAGAACATACAGACCCCGCATGAGCCGCCGAAATATTTTACATTGATCGTTCTGGGAGTAATTATCATCTGGAAAGAGATATCTTTTCAATTGGTGCTGAGAAAAAGTAAGGCAACACACAGCAGTGCATTGAAGGCCGAAGCCTGGCACCACCGAAGTGATGCCATTACATCTGTTGCAGCATTTATTGGAATTTCGATTGCCTTGTATTTCGGGCGGGGATTTGAAGTTGCCGATGACTGGGCGGCACTAATTGCTTCGATATTTATTTTGTACAACAGTTACCAGATATTCCGCCCTGCGCTTGGAGAAATTATGGATGAGCATTTTTATGAAGAACTCGAAAATGAGATTCGAAAGCATGCGTTTGAAGTGGAAGGCGTTCGCGGTACGGAAAAATGTTTCATCCGAAAATCGGGAATGATGTATCTGGTGGAATTGCATGTAATGGTCCCGGCGGAGATCACGGTACATGAAGGACATTTAATTGCACATCGGGTTATCGATGTATTGAAAGATAAAATTCCACAGATCAGACAGGTGCATGTGCACATTGAGCCTTATGAGCAATATTCGGAGAGCTAAAAGCTGGAAGCGGAAGCTAAAGGCTTAAGGCGGAAGGCCCAAGGCCCAAGTCTTAAGGCCTAAGGCTTAAGGCGGAAGGCCTAAGGCTTAAGGGTGAAATAAGTGTAAAGAGCATAGATCAACGTGAAAAGAGCAAGGATAAAGCTTAATTACTAACAATTGTTAGCATTCTAACAACTAACAACTAACAACAAACTTCCGACTGTTTGCCAGAATAACACGAAGACGCAAAGGGGCACAAAGAATTATTTTTAGCTGTTCATCTTTCCTACTGATCATTTTTCTTTTTTGCCTTGATGCATGACTGAGTGATTAAACTGATAGGCGGATGTATATCGCCAGTGGGCGGATGGTAAGTACACATAACATTTAGACATTTAGACTGTTCGGAGAATAAGCTTTCTTAAAAAAGTAGAATTATCATTTCGCAGTTTCTGCCATGAGGATAGTTAAAGTCAGAGTTGCAAGGACAATTTTGTTGGTGAGATGATCAGCATGGACCTTTAAAAAATCTAAAATGAAAAGGGGCGGGTTGAATGCAGAATTTGAATCTTTTTCATAATCTTAGTGAGGGGCTTTTATTTTACCAACTGTTTTTTCAAAGCGACCTGAACCAATTGATTTAAACTTATTCCTTCTTTCGTAGCTTCAATATATGCGAGTTCATGAAGTTTGGGATCTATTCTAACATTAAATGAACCTTTGAATGATTTACTAATATTCTTACCGGTTTGTTCGCATAATTTTTTATAGTCCTTAACCGCTTCTATAAATGACTTCTTTAATTCTTTTACAGAAGAACCTTCAAAAGTTACTAGATCATTAACGCCTTCCAGTTTTCCAAAAAAAATATCGTCGGAAGATGAATAATGCACTGACCCTATAACGTCTTCAAAAACCAATTTATCAATCATATTAAATTATTCTGTTCTAAATGTGTCTTTAAAAGTTTAATTTGGTAATCCTTTAGTTCATTGCCAGGATGAGGTTTATGAAGCCTAATCAATAAATTTTTAGTCTTATTGTAAAAAGCTACACGTGAACCACTTGTTTTAACAGTTTTAACTTCCAAATATCCCAATCTTGATAAGACATAAGATAATTCGGCGTAAGTTACTGTACCGGAATTATTTATAATCCGATCTGTAATTTTTTGTAATTTACTCACCTGTAAATGTTCACAAAATTAGCATTTGCAACTGAATATTAGTTCCAAAATCCTTTTTCTTTAACATATTGCAAAAAAAAACCGGATGAAATCATCCGGCCTTTTCATACCTTTTCACATTGAGAATTTACGGCGTCCAATTCTTTTCATGTGATCATTGGACTTAAAAGTTTGCTCTGCAGAATTTATAAAATCTATTTATGAATTGCAAAAAGAGCGAGGTAAAGGTAATGGCGTTTTGGAATGCGTAACAAATTTTTGATAAAGAAATTCATATAGTGTAAAAAGCGCATATAAAATCGCTACATTTATAGAGAGTCATGAACATAAAAGAAAATATCTGATTTGCTTTGATGTGTAAAAGTCTGAACTGCGATGGCCATGCAGATCGGCAGGAATGCTTATCTTTCGGCAGAATCAATCTTTTATTTATGGCAGAAAAATGGTCGCGCAGAGAGCTGATTAAAAATGTTGGCCTCGCAACAGGTGCAGGTAGTTTTATCTTACCGGAAATGAGTAGATTTATCATGGATGAAGTCCACCCTTTGTATATAAAACCCGAAAGACCCATTACTGCCATTACGCTGGGTGCGGGAGCACGGGGGAATGTCTATGGAAATTATGCAGCCAAATATCCCGATGAAATTCAAATTGTTGGTGTCGCTGAGCCCATCCCGATCCGGAATGACCGGTATGCCAAAAAGCATAATATCAAAGATGAACACCGGTTTGTAACCTGGGAGCATGTATTCGGGAAACCTAAATTTGCGGATGCCATCATTA
The DNA window shown above is from Saprospiraceae bacterium and carries:
- a CDS encoding nicotinate-nucleotide adenylyltransferase; its protein translation is MQIALYFGSFNPIHTGHLIIAQHIANLGEVDQVWLVVSPHNPFKAKASLANDYDRLHLVNLSVEDNPKIRSCSIEFSLPQPSYTIDTLTHLEEKYPQHRFSLILGSDNLPTLHKWKNGDLILEKYKIYVYKRVGTDVPKAYEGQPSLHFCDAPLLDISASYIRECIQNGKSVRYMVADRVFEYLDGSNMYKSK
- a CDS encoding cation transporter — its product is MQKEFEKTAIRVSLISIVSNSLLAVIKWITGYFGNSYALIADAIESTTDVFASLLTLFGLKYSHRPADKNHPYGHGRVEPLLTFVTVAFLVTSATVIAYESIQNIQTPHEPPKYFTLIVLGVIIIWKEISFQLVLRKSKATHSSALKAEAWHHRSDAITSVAAFIGISIALYFGRGFEVADDWAALIASIFILYNSYQIFRPALGEIMDEHFYEELENEIRKHAFEVEGVRGTEKCFIRKSGMMYLVELHVMVPAEITVHEGHLIAHRVIDVLKDKIPQIRQVHVHIEPYEQYSES
- the dnaN gene encoding DNA polymerase III subunit beta, coding for MKFNVSSGGFLEKLNIAASALASNPVLPILEDFLIRSDKNKLFITASNLELTISTSLDAEVTNAGSIAIPGKTLLETLKAMPEQPLSIEINDDTRGVTITSLSGVYKLVGEKAEDYPKIAEPVDEPGFGISSEKLQLAIDRTSFATSNDEMRPAMKGICLNIDFNQLTFAATDAHKLVKYSFQDISSDTSATIVLTKKSMLALKTILPKEDKVMMHFNRERAFFSFGDTQLSMRLIEAKYPDYNAVIPVNNPYLLQVSRYELLSALKRIIVYANKSTNQVMLNIQDKSLTISSQDVDLSNEATEQMSCTYQGEPMTIGFSAKYLIEMLSNIGGEVLTIELSSPSKPGIFLPAEQAASENLLMLIMPVMSNY
- a CDS encoding type II toxin-antitoxin system HicB family antitoxin yields the protein MIDKLVFEDVIGSVHYSSSDDIFFGKLEGVNDLVTFEGSSVKELKKSFIEAVKDYKKLCEQTGKNISKSFKGSFNVRIDPKLHELAYIEATKEGISLNQLVQVALKKQLVK
- a CDS encoding insulinase family protein, with amino-acid sequence MNPVIQDWNQLSFPAYEQENLANGSVLYSLESSKPGLCFFELVFQNGRWSEHKKLAARFAANLIMEGTANYTAEMVADKIDFYGAHFSVHADLDFTTVSLSCLQKHFTELLDFISELVLRPAYRESDLQKAKIFLHSQLQHQLAEPDYVSYREFTSLIYGPDSVYGYNTTAERIAGIETEDLLRYHRENYHAHCLNAFYCGSNDPVYRESISRFLRQFPEPEHNNVPVHLLPFPQLEKLHIPISHSTQTSLKMGVRTFARQHPDFFGLYLLNTILGDYFGSRLMKNIREDKGYTYDIHSSLDAQKYAGCFYISAELNPDQLDASLALISGELTKLHNEPIPDSELEMVRNYLCGNMLRLMDGPFQTISFLKILVTEYGSANAFPLLKSEILNTNAEKLQELARKYLDPDKMIIVTAGA